In the Acidovorax sp. A79 genome, one interval contains:
- the nhaR gene encoding transcriptional activator NhaR, which translates to MNFKHLRYFWTTAKAGGIMRAGEQLNTTPQTLSGQIKQLEEWLGHDLFKKRGRGLELTSEGRVALGYAEQIFALGDELEKSIRLARGQSRPLEFRVGVADSVAKSVAYRLLEPAMGLAEQVHMTCHEGKFPELVAQLSLNRLDLVLADEPVSKKIGVKAFNHGLGTSSMSFFCAPALRSQLQGPFPKCLHGAPMLIQGPMSSVRQQLDHWFNKHQLQPRLVGEFDDSALMNAFGREGRGVFTSPTVLEEETQAQFGVEVIGRSTELVEEFFAISVERRISHPCVAAITKAARSDLFAA; encoded by the coding sequence ATGAACTTCAAGCACCTGCGCTACTTCTGGACCACGGCCAAGGCGGGCGGCATCATGCGCGCCGGCGAGCAGCTCAACACCACGCCGCAGACGCTGTCGGGCCAGATCAAGCAGCTGGAGGAATGGCTGGGCCACGACCTGTTCAAGAAGCGCGGCCGGGGGCTGGAGCTGACCAGCGAAGGCCGCGTGGCGCTGGGCTATGCGGAGCAGATCTTCGCGCTGGGCGACGAGCTGGAAAAGTCCATCCGCCTGGCGCGCGGGCAGTCGCGCCCGCTGGAGTTCCGCGTGGGCGTGGCGGATTCGGTGGCCAAATCGGTCGCCTACCGCCTGCTGGAGCCGGCAATGGGCCTGGCCGAACAGGTGCACATGACCTGCCACGAGGGCAAGTTCCCCGAGCTGGTGGCGCAGCTGAGCCTGAACCGGCTGGACCTGGTGCTGGCGGACGAGCCGGTGTCCAAGAAGATCGGCGTCAAGGCCTTCAACCACGGCCTGGGCACCAGCTCCATGAGCTTCTTCTGCGCACCGGCCCTGCGCAGCCAGCTGCAAGGACCCTTCCCCAAGTGCCTGCATGGCGCGCCGATGCTGATCCAGGGGCCCATGTCCTCGGTGCGCCAGCAGCTCGATCACTGGTTCAACAAGCACCAGCTGCAGCCACGCCTGGTGGGGGAGTTCGACGACAGCGCGCTGATGAACGCCTTCGGGCGCGAGGGGCGCGGGGTGTTCACCTCGCCCACGGTGCTGGAGGAGGAGACGCAGGCCCAGTTCGGGGTCGAGGTGATCGGGCGCTCCACGGAGCTGGTCGAGGAGTTCTTCGCGATCTCGGTGGAGCGGCGCATCAGCCACCCCTGCGTGGCGGCCATCACCAAGGCGGCCCGGTCCGACCTGTTCGCTGCGTAA
- a CDS encoding sugar kinase, translating to MVEFNQVHPGQPQYLRGFGGDTSNAAIAAARAGARVAYLTRVGQDTFGQALATLWRTEGVDVRGVQSDGEHPTGIYFVTHGANGHEFSYLRAGSAASRMTPQWLSGEPAAVLRAARILHLSGISLAISPQACDTAFEAMRLAREAGTRVAFDSNLRLKLWPLARAQACIAQAVALCDIFLPSLEDMQALTGLTDPDAIADWGHARGAATVVLKLGAEGALASDGQRRERIAGLRVTPVDATGAGDCFCGNLLARMAKGDDVFTAARYANAAAALAVQGYGAVAPLPYARQVQVTA from the coding sequence ATGGTCGAGTTCAACCAGGTCCACCCCGGCCAGCCGCAGTACCTGCGCGGCTTCGGGGGCGACACCAGCAACGCCGCCATCGCCGCCGCACGGGCCGGCGCCCGCGTGGCCTACCTCACGCGCGTCGGGCAGGATACGTTCGGCCAGGCCCTGGCCACGCTGTGGCGCACCGAGGGCGTGGACGTGCGTGGCGTGCAGAGCGATGGCGAGCACCCCACCGGCATCTATTTCGTCACACACGGGGCGAATGGGCACGAGTTCAGCTACCTGCGCGCGGGCTCGGCAGCCAGCCGCATGACGCCGCAGTGGCTGTCCGGCGAGCCCGCTGCCGTGCTGCGCGCCGCACGCATCCTGCACCTGTCGGGCATTTCGCTGGCCATCTCGCCGCAGGCCTGCGATACCGCCTTCGAGGCCATGCGTCTCGCGCGCGAGGCCGGCACCCGGGTGGCCTTCGACTCCAACCTGCGCCTGAAGCTCTGGCCGCTGGCGCGGGCCCAGGCCTGCATCGCGCAGGCGGTGGCGCTGTGCGACATCTTCCTGCCCAGCCTGGAGGACATGCAGGCCCTGACCGGCCTGACCGATCCCGATGCCATCGCCGACTGGGGCCACGCGCGCGGCGCTGCCACGGTGGTGCTCAAGCTCGGTGCCGAGGGGGCCCTGGCCAGCGATGGCCAGCGCAGGGAGCGCATCGCGGGCCTGCGCGTGACCCCGGTGGACGCCACGGGCGCGGGCGACTGTTTCTGCGGCAACCTGCTGGCCCGCATGGCGAAGGGCGACGACGTGTTCACTGCGGCGCGCTATGCCAATGCCGCCGCCGCGCTGGCCGTGCAGGGCTATGGCGCCGTGGCGCCGCTGCCTTACGCGCGCCAAGTGCAGGTGACGGCTTGA
- a CDS encoding RidA family protein: protein MSHVELLGQSPIASDRQARPLSPATRAGDFVFVSGQVPTDDQGQVIVGGIEAQTRQVFQRVKDALALADCTLADVAKVSVWLADARDFGSFNRVYMECFGEHRPARSTVESRLMIDAKVEIDVTAYKPRA, encoded by the coding sequence ATGAGCCACGTAGAACTGCTGGGCCAGTCCCCCATCGCCTCCGACCGCCAGGCGCGCCCCCTGTCCCCCGCCACGCGCGCCGGCGACTTCGTCTTCGTCTCGGGCCAGGTGCCCACGGACGACCAGGGCCAGGTCATCGTCGGCGGCATCGAGGCGCAGACGCGCCAGGTGTTCCAGCGCGTCAAGGACGCCCTGGCACTGGCCGACTGCACTCTGGCCGATGTGGCCAAGGTCAGCGTCTGGCTGGCCGATGCGCGCGATTTCGGCAGCTTCAACCGTGTCTACATGGAGTGCTTTGGCGAGCACCGCCCGGCACGCTCGACGGTGGAGTCGCGCCTCATGATCGACGCCAAGGTCGAGATCGACGTCACCGCCTACAAGCCCCGTGCCTGA
- a CDS encoding ABC transporter substrate-binding protein codes for MQSSSIRDWLTPGMPVQAARRSVLGLAASAAVLVALGSGTAAQAAPAKGGAANLAMVGEPQGLDPMVSTADLVGTIMQHVYEPLYTFDANWAVAPMLAEGLPTVSKDGLTYTIALRKEVKLHNGRDLNAEDVVASLQRWMELSPRGKAVGKEVASLTAKGPLSVELKLKAPYAPLLAQLALPSGMAAIMAKESIAPQLKDFIGTGPYKFKERRPDQFTVLVRHDTYSARKEAPSGYAGRREALLDELRFVPVPNANTRVEGALSGQFQYADLLPVEAAGRIDKGAPAVVPIVTKNFGFPYIVFNTKEGVLAAQPLRRAVQTAVGSGELLAAGFGDNRFFVVEPNFFPKGTPYYADAGSKLYNERNPQAAKDQAAKAGYNGQPVRIMASRQYEFHYNMALVMAEQLKKAGFKTELQVVDWATLVQRRNDPKLWDVYFTHSGLFPEPMLSPPQLGDGAPGWWDSPAKKATLTAFNQETNVAKRGPLWAAVQQVVYDEVPFIEVGKFNSLSARSAKLEGYTPAIWPFFWNTGLTK; via the coding sequence ATGCAATCCTCATCCATCCGCGATTGGTTGACGCCCGGAATGCCTGTACAGGCCGCCCGGCGCAGTGTTCTGGGCCTGGCCGCCAGTGCGGCCGTGCTCGTGGCCCTGGGGTCGGGCACGGCCGCCCAGGCCGCCCCCGCCAAGGGCGGCGCGGCCAACCTGGCCATGGTCGGCGAACCGCAGGGGCTGGACCCCATGGTGAGCACGGCCGACCTGGTCGGCACCATCATGCAGCACGTGTACGAGCCGCTGTACACCTTTGACGCGAACTGGGCCGTGGCACCCATGCTGGCCGAGGGTCTGCCCACCGTGTCCAAGGACGGGCTGACCTACACCATCGCGCTGCGCAAGGAAGTGAAGCTGCACAACGGCCGCGACCTGAACGCCGAGGACGTGGTGGCCTCGCTGCAGCGCTGGATGGAGTTGTCGCCGCGCGGCAAGGCCGTGGGCAAGGAGGTGGCCTCGCTCACCGCCAAGGGCCCGCTGTCGGTGGAGCTCAAGCTCAAGGCGCCCTACGCGCCGCTGCTGGCCCAGCTGGCGCTGCCCAGCGGCATGGCGGCCATCATGGCCAAGGAGAGCATCGCGCCGCAGCTCAAGGACTTCATCGGCACCGGCCCCTACAAGTTCAAGGAGCGCCGCCCCGACCAGTTCACGGTGCTGGTACGCCACGACACCTACAGCGCCCGCAAGGAGGCCCCGAGCGGCTACGCCGGCCGCCGCGAGGCTCTGCTCGACGAGCTGCGCTTCGTGCCCGTGCCCAATGCCAACACGCGCGTGGAAGGCGCCCTGTCGGGCCAGTTCCAGTACGCCGACCTGCTGCCCGTGGAAGCGGCAGGCCGCATCGACAAGGGCGCGCCAGCCGTGGTGCCCATCGTGACCAAGAACTTCGGCTTCCCCTACATCGTCTTCAACACCAAGGAGGGCGTGCTGGCCGCGCAGCCGCTGCGCCGCGCCGTGCAGACCGCCGTGGGCTCAGGCGAGCTGCTGGCCGCCGGCTTTGGCGACAACCGCTTCTTCGTGGTGGAGCCCAACTTCTTCCCCAAGGGCACGCCCTACTACGCCGACGCTGGCAGCAAGCTGTACAACGAGCGCAACCCGCAGGCCGCCAAGGACCAGGCGGCCAAGGCCGGCTACAACGGCCAGCCGGTGCGCATCATGGCCAGCCGGCAGTACGAGTTCCACTACAACATGGCGCTGGTGATGGCCGAGCAGCTCAAGAAGGCCGGCTTCAAGACCGAGCTGCAGGTGGTGGACTGGGCCACGCTGGTGCAGCGGCGCAACGACCCCAAGCTGTGGGACGTGTACTTCACGCACTCGGGCCTGTTCCCCGAACCCATGCTCTCGCCGCCGCAACTGGGTGACGGTGCACCGGGCTGGTGGGATTCGCCCGCCAAGAAGGCCACGCTCACGGCCTTCAACCAGGAGACCAATGTCGCCAAGCGCGGCCCGTTGTGGGCTGCCGTGCAGCAGGTGGTGTACGACGAGGTGCCCTTCATCGAAGTGGGCAAGTTCAACAGCCTGTCGGCGCGCTCGGCCAAGCTCGAGGGCTACACCCCGGCGATCTGGCCGTTCTTCTGGAACACGGGCCTCACCAAGTAA
- a CDS encoding ABC transporter permease, which yields MRFLMNRLGGALVVLALVAVLVFALTRLASGDPVALLLGDQATAADIAAARTQYGLDKPLPTQFVLWVGELLQGNLGQSIFLQRPVAQALLERAEPTLFLALFAVGIAALIGIPCGMAAAIWRGSAGDQALSGVAMLGASVPSFWLGLILIQLFAVKLGWFPASGYGDPSSPLAERLSHLLLPALVLGLLNSALIIRFTRASMLDILGEDYVRTARAKGLAERTVMVKHVLRNALVPIVTVLGLTLALMIGGTVVTETVFNLPGVGNLVVRAVLRRDYPVIQGTLLVIAAIYVFINLAIDFLYTLVDPRIRLEGK from the coding sequence ATGCGTTTTCTGATGAACCGCCTGGGCGGCGCCCTAGTGGTGCTGGCCCTCGTCGCGGTGCTGGTGTTCGCGCTCACGCGCCTAGCCTCGGGCGACCCGGTGGCGCTGCTGCTGGGCGACCAGGCCACGGCCGCCGACATCGCCGCGGCGCGCACGCAGTACGGGCTGGACAAGCCCCTGCCCACGCAGTTCGTGCTGTGGGTGGGCGAGCTGCTGCAGGGCAACCTGGGCCAGTCCATCTTCTTGCAGCGCCCGGTGGCGCAGGCGCTGCTGGAGCGCGCCGAGCCCACGCTGTTCCTGGCACTGTTCGCGGTGGGCATCGCGGCGCTGATCGGCATTCCCTGCGGCATGGCGGCGGCCATCTGGCGCGGCAGCGCGGGTGACCAGGCGCTGAGCGGCGTGGCCATGCTGGGCGCCAGCGTGCCCAGCTTCTGGCTCGGGCTGATCCTGATCCAGCTGTTCGCGGTCAAGCTCGGCTGGTTCCCGGCATCGGGCTATGGCGATCCGTCGTCGCCGCTGGCCGAGCGCCTGTCGCACCTCTTGCTGCCGGCGCTGGTGCTGGGGCTGCTGAACTCGGCGCTGATCATCCGCTTCACGCGCGCCTCCATGCTCGACATCCTGGGCGAGGACTATGTGCGCACCGCACGCGCCAAGGGCCTGGCCGAGCGCACGGTGATGGTCAAGCATGTGCTGCGCAATGCGCTGGTGCCCATCGTCACCGTGCTCGGCCTGACGCTGGCGCTGATGATCGGCGGCACGGTGGTGACGGAGACGGTGTTCAACCTGCCCGGCGTGGGCAACCTGGTGGTGCGCGCCGTGCTGCGCCGCGACTACCCGGTGATCCAGGGCACGCTGCTGGTGATTGCGGCGATCTATGTGTTCATCAACCTGGCCATCGATTTTCTGTACACGCTGGTCGATCCGCGCATCCGGCTGGAGGGCAAATGA
- a CDS encoding ABC transporter permease: MWQRLIRNLRDYWLPLARKLFARKVVLASAIVLALVVVVATVFPWVSDADPNAISISERLNAPSAAHWAGTDELGRDVMLRIVHGARYSLLIGGLTAAGAVLFGTLLGMFAGFFRRLDAPLMRVVDAMMSFPDILLGIALVSILGASLWNVMLALVIVYTPRVARVVRASTLVLRELLFVDAARALGVRTPRILLKHILPNLVSPILVQVTFIFAYAILAEAGLSFLGVGVPPDIPTWGTMIAGSLESADRAFWTILYPGLAIVFTALSLQMLGDGVRDLLDPKLKKAA; the protein is encoded by the coding sequence ATGTGGCAACGCCTGATCCGCAATCTCCGTGACTACTGGCTGCCGCTGGCACGCAAGCTGTTCGCCCGCAAGGTGGTGCTGGCCTCGGCCATCGTGCTGGCGCTGGTGGTCGTAGTGGCCACGGTGTTCCCCTGGGTGTCGGATGCCGACCCCAACGCCATCTCGATCAGCGAGCGCCTGAACGCGCCTTCGGCCGCGCACTGGGCCGGCACCGACGAGCTGGGGCGCGACGTGATGCTGCGCATCGTGCATGGCGCGCGCTATTCGCTGCTGATCGGCGGGCTCACCGCGGCGGGCGCCGTGCTGTTCGGCACGCTGCTGGGCATGTTCGCGGGCTTCTTTCGGCGCCTGGACGCACCGCTGATGCGCGTGGTGGACGCGATGATGTCCTTCCCCGACATCCTGCTGGGGATTGCGCTGGTGTCCATCCTGGGCGCCTCGCTGTGGAACGTGATGCTGGCGCTGGTCATCGTCTACACGCCGCGCGTGGCACGCGTGGTGCGGGCCAGCACCCTGGTGCTGCGCGAGCTGCTGTTCGTGGACGCGGCACGCGCCCTGGGCGTGCGCACGCCGCGCATCCTGCTCAAGCACATCCTGCCCAACCTGGTCTCGCCCATCCTGGTGCAGGTGACCTTCATCTTCGCCTATGCCATCCTGGCCGAGGCGGGCCTGTCCTTCCTGGGCGTGGGCGTGCCGCCCGACATCCCCACCTGGGGCACCATGATCGCGGGCAGCCTGGAGTCGGCCGACCGCGCGTTCTGGACCATTCTCTACCCGGGCCTGGCCATCGTGTTCACCGCCCTGTCGCTGCAGATGCTGGGCGACGGTGTGCGCGACCTGCTCGACCCCAAGCTCAAGAAGGCCGCATGA
- a CDS encoding ABC transporter ATP-binding protein: MTTPTAARLEVQGLSTSFATDAGRIQSVADVSFAIHPGQTLALVGESGSGKSVTSLSLMGLHAKTSQAQVGGQAWFTRRDGRRVDLLALPEAERRALRGNEIAMVFQEPMTSLNPVLTVGEQIAESVRLHLKLDRKAALAHAQRMLELVEIPAAKQRVHEYPHQLSGGMRQRVMIALAMACSPTLLIADEPTTALDVTIQAQILALMGRLQKETGMGMLFVTHNLGVVAQYADAVAVMYAGRIVESAPVHELFAQPEHPYTRGLLACLPGVARRHATAVAGQRPRLVAIPGQVSSPLAPPPGCAFAPRCERRIAACDARMPALSDDGGANRRVRCIRVGQETHEEVAA; encoded by the coding sequence ATGACCACCCCCACGGCTGCCCGGCTCGAAGTGCAGGGCCTGTCCACCTCGTTCGCCACCGACGCCGGCCGCATCCAGAGCGTGGCCGACGTGTCCTTTGCCATCCACCCGGGCCAGACGCTGGCGCTGGTGGGCGAGTCGGGCTCGGGCAAGTCCGTCACCAGCCTGTCGCTGATGGGCCTGCACGCCAAGACCTCGCAGGCGCAGGTGGGCGGCCAGGCCTGGTTCACCCGGCGCGATGGCCGGCGCGTGGACCTGCTGGCCCTGCCCGAGGCCGAGCGCCGCGCGCTGCGCGGCAACGAGATCGCCATGGTCTTCCAGGAGCCCATGACCAGCCTGAACCCGGTGCTGACCGTGGGCGAGCAGATCGCCGAGTCGGTGCGCCTGCACCTGAAGCTCGACCGCAAGGCCGCCCTGGCCCACGCCCAGCGCATGCTGGAGCTGGTGGAGATACCGGCGGCGAAACAGCGCGTGCACGAGTACCCGCACCAGCTCTCGGGCGGCATGCGCCAGCGTGTGATGATTGCGCTGGCCATGGCCTGCAGCCCCACGCTGCTGATCGCCGACGAGCCGACCACCGCGCTGGACGTGACCATCCAGGCGCAGATCCTGGCGCTCATGGGGCGGCTGCAGAAGGAGACGGGCATGGGCATGCTGTTCGTGACCCACAACCTGGGCGTGGTGGCGCAGTACGCCGATGCCGTGGCCGTGATGTACGCGGGCCGCATCGTCGAATCGGCCCCGGTGCACGAATTGTTCGCGCAGCCCGAGCACCCCTACACACGCGGACTGCTGGCCTGCCTGCCTGGGGTCGCGCGGCGCCATGCCACCGCCGTGGCCGGGCAGCGCCCGCGCCTGGTGGCCATACCGGGCCAGGTGTCGAGCCCGCTGGCGCCGCCGCCGGGCTGCGCCTTTGCGCCGCGCTGCGAGCGCCGCATCGCGGCCTGCGATGCGCGCATGCCCGCCCTGTCCGACGATGGCGGCGCCAACCGCAGGGTGCGCTGCATCCGCGTGGGCCAGGAAACGCACGAAGAGGTGGCCGCATGA
- a CDS encoding ABC transporter ATP-binding protein has translation MSAVASDNLIEVRGLRKYFGSGTHPVRAVDDVSFAIRRGETLGLVGESGSGKSTIGRLLTRLVDPTAGQMLYHGGDAGGQDLAGMSQGQFRPLRSKIQIIFQDPYASLNPRMRIREVLGEALDTHKQARGAARQPRIQELLTQVGLRPEHADRFPHEFSGGQRQRIGIARALAVQPNFIVADEPLSALDVSIQAQVVNLLGDLKEQLGLTLLFISHDLDVVEYLCDRVVVLYLGRVMEIAPTSALYAQPAHPYTRALLAAAPIPDPAQRRTIPLLQGDLPSPANPPSGCVFRTRCPHAVAECASADMALRPVGTEHWKACWRDDI, from the coding sequence ATGAGCGCCGTTGCCAGCGACAACCTGATCGAAGTGCGCGGGCTGCGCAAATACTTCGGCAGCGGCACGCACCCGGTGCGTGCGGTGGACGATGTGAGCTTTGCCATCCGGCGCGGCGAGACCCTGGGCCTGGTGGGCGAGTCGGGCTCGGGCAAGAGCACCATCGGCCGCCTGCTGACCCGGCTGGTGGACCCGACGGCCGGGCAGATGCTGTACCACGGCGGCGACGCCGGTGGGCAGGATCTGGCGGGGATGAGCCAGGGCCAGTTCCGCCCGCTGCGTTCCAAGATCCAGATCATCTTCCAGGACCCGTATGCCAGCCTGAACCCGCGCATGCGCATCCGCGAAGTGCTGGGTGAGGCACTGGACACGCACAAGCAGGCGCGCGGCGCGGCACGCCAGCCGCGCATCCAGGAGTTGCTCACGCAGGTGGGCCTCAGGCCCGAGCATGCGGACCGGTTTCCGCACGAGTTCTCGGGCGGGCAGCGCCAGCGCATCGGCATTGCGCGCGCACTGGCGGTGCAGCCGAACTTCATCGTGGCGGACGAGCCGCTGTCGGCGCTGGACGTGTCGATCCAGGCGCAGGTGGTGAACCTGCTGGGCGACCTCAAGGAGCAGCTGGGCCTGACCCTGCTGTTCATCTCGCACGACCTGGACGTGGTGGAGTACCTGTGCGACCGCGTGGTGGTGCTCTACCTGGGCCGGGTGATGGAGATCGCGCCCACCAGCGCACTGTATGCACAGCCGGCCCACCCCTATACACGCGCCCTGCTGGCGGCCGCGCCGATCCCCGATCCGGCGCAGCGGCGTACCATTCCGCTGCTGCAGGGCGACCTGCCCAGCCCCGCCAACCCGCCGTCGGGCTGCGTGTTCCGCACACGCTGCCCGCACGCGGTGGCTGAATGCGCCAGCGCCGACATGGCCCTGCGCCCCGTGGGCACCGAGCACTGGAAGGCCTGCTGGCGCGACGACATCTGA
- a CDS encoding amino acid deaminase — MSTTTDFTLDASCKSYPLAAAPCRASEIAARGWNVLADDLAFPLAVLSRTALAHNLAWMQDFAARKGIALAPHGKTTMSPELFAQQLAGGAWGLTFATAFQVAVGVQAGARRVIIANQVVCDADLDALDALLARHADLTVWFLVDSLAQLTLVEDWKQRRGSARVFNVLLEMGVPGQRTGCRTLDEALALVRALAASKAVQFDGIECYEGGVARCDNDHDAREVTALVRRVLEVARTCDAAHLFASERILLTAGGSAVFDLVVPLLQAQGLSRPVEGVLRSGCYVTHDHGNYARFLKNVEQREGLDASLRPALTVWAMVQSVPEPGLALLTCGRRDISYDLEMPIPVQLARRGERSAAVAPAGWSVSALNDQHAYLRFDAAAGDAAAPRVGDRVALGISHPCTTFDKWRWMPLVEDDGAITGAISTRF, encoded by the coding sequence ATGAGCACCACCACTGACTTCACCCTGGACGCCTCCTGCAAGAGCTATCCCCTCGCCGCAGCGCCCTGCCGCGCCAGCGAGATCGCCGCGCGCGGCTGGAACGTGCTGGCCGACGACCTGGCGTTCCCCCTGGCGGTGCTGAGCCGCACGGCTCTGGCACACAACCTGGCCTGGATGCAGGATTTCGCGGCGCGCAAGGGCATTGCGCTGGCGCCGCACGGCAAGACCACCATGTCGCCCGAGCTCTTTGCACAGCAGCTGGCGGGCGGTGCCTGGGGCCTGACCTTCGCCACGGCCTTCCAGGTCGCGGTGGGGGTGCAAGCCGGTGCGCGCCGCGTCATCATCGCCAACCAGGTGGTCTGCGATGCCGACCTGGATGCGCTCGATGCACTGCTGGCGCGCCACGCCGATCTCACAGTGTGGTTCCTCGTGGATTCGCTCGCGCAGCTCACGCTGGTCGAGGACTGGAAGCAGCGCCGCGGCAGTGCCCGGGTGTTCAACGTGCTGCTGGAGATGGGCGTCCCCGGTCAGCGCACCGGCTGCCGCACGCTGGACGAGGCTCTGGCACTGGTGCGCGCACTGGCGGCCTCGAAGGCGGTGCAGTTCGATGGCATCGAATGCTACGAGGGCGGCGTGGCGCGCTGCGACAACGACCATGACGCACGTGAAGTGACCGCCCTGGTGCGCCGCGTGCTGGAGGTCGCCCGCACCTGCGACGCAGCGCACCTGTTCGCCAGCGAGCGCATCCTGCTCACGGCCGGCGGCTCGGCCGTGTTCGACCTGGTGGTGCCGCTGCTGCAGGCCCAGGGCCTGTCACGCCCCGTGGAGGGCGTGCTGCGCTCGGGCTGCTATGTGACGCACGACCATGGCAACTACGCGCGCTTCCTCAAGAACGTGGAGCAGCGCGAAGGGCTCGATGCCTCGCTGCGCCCGGCCCTCACGGTCTGGGCCATGGTGCAGTCGGTGCCGGAGCCGGGCCTGGCCCTGTTGACCTGCGGGCGCCGCGACATCTCCTACGACCTGGAGATGCCCATCCCGGTGCAGCTGGCGCGGCGCGGCGAGCGCTCGGCGGCGGTCGCCCCTGCCGGCTGGAGCGTGAGCGCCTTGAACGACCAGCATGCCTACCTGCGCTTCGATGCCGCAGCCGGCGACGCCGCTGCGCCCCGTGTGGGCGACCGCGTGGCGCTGGGTATCTCGCACCCCTGCACCACCTTCGACAAGTGGCGCTGGATGCCGCTGGTGGAAGACGATGGCGCCATCACGGGTGCCATCAGCACCCGGTTCTGA
- a CDS encoding MurR/RpiR family transcriptional regulator, with translation MNSSLPPSPSSSTQPPSPTPGLLQQLRERQDSLPEAQRSVVRAVLEDPRVAVAATVEQLAQQAGVSMPTIVRTCRSFGYDSVREFMLALAQDLAVSGSYLHRSVLAEDTAQDVSSKIIHAAVSSLTELGRRIDVDVIDQVAAKLAKARRIDCYSVGAASTFTASELQSRLFRLGLTANAIFDAHQQLVSASTLGPEGVAFVVSHVGRMPYTVEAARFARSQGATVIALTQPGTPLAETADLVLAVSVPQDAVMRVGTEAYLAHLVVIEILMVRLAQQLGPVATRGLQQFKQLLHKHGFDSAEYSGAMDHGPGMHKPGQKDN, from the coding sequence ATGAACAGCAGCCTGCCTCCTTCGCCCTCGTCCTCCACCCAGCCACCCAGCCCCACGCCGGGATTGCTGCAGCAACTGCGCGAGCGCCAGGACAGCCTGCCCGAGGCGCAGCGCAGCGTGGTGCGCGCGGTGCTGGAGGACCCCCGCGTTGCCGTGGCCGCCACGGTGGAGCAACTGGCGCAGCAGGCCGGCGTGTCCATGCCGACCATCGTGCGCACCTGCCGCAGCTTCGGCTACGACTCGGTGCGCGAGTTCATGCTGGCGCTGGCGCAGGACCTGGCGGTCTCGGGCTCCTATCTGCACCGCAGCGTGCTGGCCGAGGACACGGCGCAGGACGTCTCCAGCAAGATCATCCATGCGGCCGTCTCCTCGCTGACCGAGCTGGGCCGGCGCATCGACGTGGACGTGATCGACCAGGTGGCCGCCAAGCTCGCCAAGGCGCGGCGCATCGACTGCTACTCGGTGGGTGCGGCATCGACCTTCACGGCCAGCGAGCTGCAGAGCCGGCTGTTCCGCCTGGGCCTCACGGCCAACGCGATCTTCGACGCGCACCAGCAACTGGTCTCTGCCAGCACCCTGGGCCCCGAGGGCGTGGCCTTCGTGGTCTCGCACGTGGGGCGCATGCCCTACACGGTGGAGGCGGCGCGTTTCGCCCGCTCGCAGGGCGCCACGGTGATCGCGCTGACCCAACCCGGTACGCCGCTGGCCGAGACGGCCGACCTGGTGCTGGCCGTGTCGGTGCCGCAGGATGCGGTGATGCGCGTGGGCACCGAGGCCTACCTGGCCCACCTGGTGGTGATCGAGATCCTGATGGTGCGCCTGGCGCAGCAGTTGGGGCCGGTGGCCACGCGGGGCCTGCAGCAGTTCAAGCAGCTTTTGCACAAACACGGATTCGACAGCGCCGAGTATTCGGGCGCCATGGACCACGGCCCGGGCATGCACAAGCCGGGCCAGAAAGACAATTGA